A window of Flavobacterium flavigenum contains these coding sequences:
- a CDS encoding nucleotidyltransferase domain-containing protein, with product MTIQNLKSQNLILFEVISGSRSFGLNTPTSDTDIKGVYYLPKDKFFGLDYIPQIANETNDEVYYEIGRFVELLLKNNPNILEILASPEDCILYKHPLMENLRIEDFLSKLCKDSFAGYAVTQIKKARGLNKKIVNPLPKEKKSLLNFCYVLPAGAGTSRDLSVLVRAGSNSVQNWLIANSCHASQIGFSKMPHIKDMFAMFYDENKALGYKGIIQKENSNEVSVSSIPKNEKSIGYLSCNQDGYSKYCKEYTEYWNWIEKRNQERYNTNQQHGKNYDSKNMMHTIRLLQTAEQILSTGKLNIRVSNREELLDIKAGNREYDDLLEMADNLIASIENHYKISTLPEKPNEEKAIQALIKIREELYQ from the coding sequence ATGACCATCCAAAACCTAAAATCCCAAAACCTAATCCTTTTCGAAGTAATTTCAGGAAGCAGATCTTTTGGTTTAAATACACCAACATCAGATACCGATATAAAAGGCGTTTATTATCTTCCGAAAGACAAATTCTTTGGTTTAGATTATATTCCGCAGATTGCAAATGAGACGAATGATGAGGTTTATTATGAAATTGGTCGTTTTGTAGAATTACTGCTTAAAAACAATCCTAATATATTGGAGATTCTGGCTTCGCCGGAAGATTGTATTTTGTACAAACATCCGTTAATGGAAAACCTGAGAATAGAAGATTTTCTATCAAAACTCTGTAAAGATTCTTTTGCGGGTTATGCCGTTACGCAGATCAAAAAGGCGAGAGGTTTAAACAAGAAAATCGTAAATCCGCTGCCAAAGGAAAAGAAAAGCCTTTTGAATTTTTGTTATGTATTGCCTGCAGGGGCAGGGACAAGTCGCGACTTGTCCGTACTTGTCCGCGCAGGGAGCAATTCTGTTCAAAATTGGTTAATAGCGAATTCCTGTCATGCGTCGCAGATTGGATTTTCAAAAATGCCGCATATAAAGGATATGTTTGCCATGTTTTATGACGAAAATAAAGCCTTAGGCTACAAAGGCATTATTCAGAAAGAAAACTCTAATGAAGTGTCGGTTTCGTCGATTCCTAAAAACGAAAAATCGATCGGTTATTTATCCTGCAATCAGGACGGATACTCAAAATACTGTAAAGAATACACTGAGTACTGGAACTGGATTGAAAAACGCAATCAAGAACGTTACAACACCAATCAGCAGCACGGAAAAAATTACGACAGCAAAAACATGATGCACACGATTAGGTTGTTGCAAACGGCTGAGCAAATTCTTTCAACCGGAAAATTAAATATCAGAGTTTCAAACCGTGAAGAGTTATTAGACATAAAAGCAGGAAACAGAGAATACGATGATTTACTCGAAATGGCAGATAATTTAATTGCTTCAATCGAAAATCATTATAAAATTTCGACTTTGCCTGAGAAACCTAATGAAGAAAAAGCGATTCAGGCTTTGATTAAAATTCGTGAAGAATTATATCAGTAA
- a CDS encoding nucleotidyltransferase domain-containing protein: MKQKILQKLKEIEKQKDVEILFAVESGSRAWGFASPDSDYDIRFIYKHKPDYYLSLWEKPDVIEFMTEDDLDGSGWDLRKAVKLAAKSNAPLLEWLFSPVVYFENEVFARQMRELAVECFSPIAVLHHYLGTTKNFMEVCEMEEVKLKSYFYALRTALAGKWIIEKNTFPPVAFAEISPISPKNIQEKILELQQIKASQNETYLHPKETLITDFLLETVQFNQENASKLGSGKKLNEELDLFFRDMIK; this comes from the coding sequence ATGAAACAAAAAATACTCCAAAAATTAAAAGAAATCGAGAAACAGAAAGACGTAGAAATACTCTTTGCTGTTGAATCAGGAAGCCGTGCCTGGGGATTTGCCTCTCCGGACAGCGACTACGATATCCGTTTTATATACAAACACAAACCCGATTATTATTTATCGCTTTGGGAAAAACCCGATGTAATCGAATTCATGACCGAAGACGATCTTGACGGTTCCGGCTGGGATTTACGGAAAGCCGTAAAATTAGCAGCAAAATCTAACGCACCTTTGTTAGAATGGTTGTTTTCGCCTGTAGTGTATTTTGAGAATGAAGTTTTTGCCAGACAAATGCGTGAGCTAGCCGTAGAATGTTTTTCGCCAATAGCGGTTTTACACCATTATTTGGGAACAACAAAAAACTTTATGGAAGTCTGCGAAATGGAAGAAGTAAAACTAAAAAGTTATTTCTACGCCCTCCGCACCGCATTGGCCGGAAAATGGATTATAGAAAAGAATACTTTTCCGCCCGTAGCTTTTGCCGAAATTTCGCCAATTTCACCCAAAAACATACAGGAAAAAATACTGGAATTACAACAAATAAAAGCCAGCCAAAACGAAACCTACTTGCACCCAAAAGAAACTTTAATAACTGATTTTTTACTGGAAACTGTTCAATTTAATCAGGAAAATGCAAGTAAGTTGGGAAGCGGGAAGAAGTTGAATGAGGAGTTGGATTTGTTTTTTAGGGACATGATAAAATAG
- a CDS encoding TatD family hydrolase translates to MNYIDIGINLTNKQFQNDTDDIVQDAIDADVTKMILTGTSVRNSEESAKIAKQYPGVLYATAGIHPHDAKSFDNQSIAKLKKLLEQKQVVSVGECGLDFDRDFSPRNKQEECYKAHLELAIEIQKPLFLHERAAFNSFMNITKEYLPKLPKAVVHCFTGTLQEAKTYLDNGFYLGFTGAISDSKRFAHLKEVIQYVPLDKMMIETDAPFMLPKNVPNSLLKKYHERRCEPAFLPYIAGTIAQFKGITLDKVAEETTRNAKSFFGI, encoded by the coding sequence ATGAATTACATAGACATAGGTATCAACCTAACCAACAAACAATTCCAAAACGATACAGACGATATCGTACAAGACGCCATAGATGCCGACGTAACAAAAATGATTCTAACAGGAACAAGCGTACGCAACTCCGAAGAATCAGCAAAGATTGCGAAACAATATCCGGGCGTGTTGTATGCTACGGCAGGAATTCACCCGCATGATGCGAAAAGTTTTGACAATCAAAGTATTGCAAAGCTGAAAAAATTATTAGAACAAAAACAAGTCGTTTCAGTAGGCGAGTGCGGACTCGATTTTGACCGTGATTTTTCGCCCCGAAACAAGCAGGAAGAATGTTACAAAGCCCATTTAGAACTGGCGATCGAAATTCAGAAACCTTTGTTTTTGCATGAGAGAGCGGCTTTTAATTCTTTTATGAATATCACAAAAGAGTATCTGCCAAAACTTCCCAAAGCCGTGGTACATTGTTTTACGGGAACTTTGCAAGAAGCCAAAACTTATCTCGATAACGGATTTTATCTTGGTTTTACCGGAGCGATTTCAGACAGCAAACGTTTCGCACATTTAAAAGAAGTCATTCAGTACGTACCGCTCGACAAAATGATGATTGAAACCGATGCACCGTTTATGCTTCCGAAAAATGTTCCGAACAGTCTTTTGAAGAAATACCACGAACGAAGATGCGAGCCTGCTTTTCTGCCCTATATTGCTGGAACAATTGCACAGTTTAAAGGAATTACTTTGGATAAAGTAGCAGAGGAAACGACGAGGAATGCTAAAAGCTTTTTTGGGATTTAG
- a CDS encoding AAA family ATPase yields MKKTPTLTILVGCPASGKSTFAEWKVRTEAKTMRISRDEIRFSQFQEVMDNSVESMISKIINVQIKTLLSNGWNVLLDTCNVKLDYIKQPIAEFSEMANIEFKVFDLPLEELFSRNEKRDRKVPKKVIENMFYQLQKTKENFDFKPIKKVNKNLEYCNQNPDLPKAIICDLDGTLALMNGRNPFDASKCDEDEINNPVANVLRNYKKLGYEILLVSGREDRYKEPTLRFLQTHEIEYDDLIMRKTKDSRKDSIIKTEIYNESIKDKYFVEFVLDDRNQVVDTWRNDLKLPCFQVYYGDF; encoded by the coding sequence ATGAAAAAGACACCAACATTAACGATATTAGTAGGTTGCCCGGCATCTGGAAAAAGTACGTTTGCCGAATGGAAAGTGCGTACTGAGGCTAAAACAATGCGAATAAGTCGTGACGAAATCCGTTTTTCGCAATTTCAGGAAGTGATGGATAATTCGGTCGAAAGTATGATTTCGAAGATCATCAATGTTCAGATTAAAACCCTGCTTTCAAATGGCTGGAATGTGCTTTTGGATACTTGTAATGTAAAGCTGGATTACATCAAACAGCCCATCGCTGAATTTTCGGAAATGGCAAATATTGAGTTTAAAGTTTTTGATTTACCACTAGAAGAACTTTTTAGCCGAAATGAAAAAAGAGACCGAAAAGTGCCTAAAAAAGTGATTGAAAACATGTTTTATCAATTGCAGAAAACCAAAGAGAATTTTGATTTTAAACCCATTAAAAAAGTGAATAAAAACTTAGAATACTGTAATCAAAACCCCGATTTGCCAAAAGCAATTATCTGTGACCTGGATGGAACACTGGCTTTAATGAACGGACGAAATCCGTTTGATGCCAGCAAATGTGATGAAGACGAAATCAACAATCCGGTAGCCAATGTGTTACGGAACTACAAGAAGCTTGGATACGAAATACTATTGGTTTCCGGAAGAGAAGACCGATACAAAGAACCAACATTGCGATTTCTTCAAACGCACGAAATTGAATACGACGATTTAATCATGCGTAAAACCAAAGACAGCCGAAAAGATTCGATCATTAAAACAGAAATTTATAACGAGTCTATAAAAGATAAATACTTTGTAGAATTTGTGTTGGACGATAGAAATCAGGTGGTTGATACATGGCGAAATGACCTGAAACTACCTTGCTTCCAGGTTTATTATGGAGATTTCTAG
- a CDS encoding RNA ligase, with protein MNTVLLNEMISKNYVRVNKHPEHDLYIYNYTQNAQFERIWNEVTLSCRGLILDQDRNVVARPFPKFFNLDEIENQILPKTTFEVYDKMDGSLGILYFINDVPFMASRGSFASEQSDRANEMLHGKYKETWSFLDKSKTYLFEIIYPENRIVLDYGANEELVLLAIIDTQTGEEFPLENIGFPVVEKYDGINDISLLKELNIANKEGFIIKYANNFRIKIKFEEYLRLHRIITQVSNVNIWEYLKANESFEEILERVPDEFFNWVKQTKLDLEAKYQTIENQCKLDFKVLESRKETALYFQTCKHPNVLFWMLDGKDYSETIWKMIRPTFQKPFNREEEL; from the coding sequence ATGAATACAGTACTTTTAAACGAAATGATTTCAAAAAACTATGTCAGAGTAAACAAACACCCTGAACATGATTTGTATATTTATAATTATACTCAAAATGCGCAATTCGAGAGAATTTGGAATGAAGTTACGTTGAGCTGTCGCGGTCTTATTTTAGATCAGGACAGAAATGTTGTAGCAAGACCTTTTCCTAAGTTTTTTAATTTGGATGAAATTGAAAATCAAATTCTGCCAAAAACAACTTTTGAAGTCTACGATAAAATGGACGGTTCACTTGGAATTTTGTATTTCATAAATGATGTGCCTTTTATGGCAAGCCGAGGTTCATTCGCCAGCGAACAATCCGATAGAGCAAATGAAATGCTTCATGGGAAATACAAAGAAACCTGGTCGTTTTTAGATAAATCAAAAACATATTTGTTCGAAATTATTTATCCTGAAAACCGAATCGTTTTAGATTACGGAGCAAATGAGGAATTGGTTTTACTGGCCATTATTGATACTCAAACCGGAGAAGAATTTCCGCTTGAAAACATTGGTTTTCCTGTGGTTGAAAAATACGACGGAATAAACGATATTTCACTTTTAAAAGAGTTGAATATTGCCAACAAAGAAGGTTTCATTATTAAATATGCCAATAACTTTCGGATAAAAATCAAGTTTGAAGAATACCTTCGTTTACACCGTATTATCACTCAGGTTTCGAATGTGAATATCTGGGAATATCTGAAAGCAAACGAGTCTTTTGAAGAAATCCTGGAACGCGTTCCTGATGAATTTTTTAATTGGGTAAAACAAACCAAACTCGATTTAGAAGCCAAATATCAAACGATAGAAAATCAATGTAAATTAGATTTCAAGGTTTTAGAATCCAGAAAAGAAACCGCTTTGTATTTTCAGACTTGTAAACATCCAAATGTATTGTTTTGGATGCTGGACGGAAAAGATTATTCAGAGACAATCTGGAAAATGATTCGGCCAACATTTCAAAAACCGTTTAACAGAGAAGAAGAATTGTAA
- a CDS encoding AbiV family abortive infection protein codes for MRLNKEKYFLAIEKALNNAEELIEEAEILAKYNKNARAYTLFQFCIEEVGKAFLTFQFVLKGNIEDVEETKKFFKNFTSHTIKTETSQGIDFMFALQIEKSSYSKKLLEEFIYERIDVNISNNYKNYSLYSSFKDGEFYQPSEIITKEMLNKISKHAKFRLQIGGPFIRLGVKNYDILFETRDNLCEEEASAEAQKKIEELLKFKIE; via the coding sequence ATGAGACTTAATAAAGAAAAATATTTTCTAGCAATTGAAAAAGCTTTAAATAATGCTGAAGAACTAATTGAAGAAGCTGAAATTTTAGCAAAATATAATAAGAATGCTCGAGCTTATACACTTTTTCAATTTTGTATTGAAGAAGTAGGAAAAGCATTTTTAACATTTCAATTTGTTTTAAAAGGGAATATAGAAGATGTCGAAGAAACCAAAAAGTTTTTCAAAAATTTCACTAGTCATACAATTAAAACTGAAACATCTCAGGGCATTGATTTTATGTTTGCTTTACAAATTGAAAAAAGTTCTTATTCAAAAAAGTTATTGGAAGAATTTATATATGAAAGAATTGATGTAAATATTTCAAATAATTATAAAAATTATAGTTTATATAGTTCATTCAAAGACGGTGAATTTTATCAACCATCCGAAATAATAACTAAAGAGATGTTAAATAAAATTTCTAAACACGCAAAATTCAGGTTACAAATTGGAGGGCCATTTATTAGACTTGGGGTCAAAAATTATGATATTCTTTTTGAAACTCGAGACAATCTTTGTGAAGAAGAAGCTTCCGCTGAAGCACAAAAAAAGATAGAAGAACTTCTAAAATTTAAAATAGAATAA